One Peromyscus leucopus breed LL Stock chromosome 4, UCI_PerLeu_2.1, whole genome shotgun sequence genomic region harbors:
- the Spag4 gene encoding sperm-associated antigen 4 protein isoform X2, whose product MGRKLLAEAGASEPQWADRLWLGNQPAGSPAGLEEQLSFLPALDLRQEMPTPRVSKSFLSFLFQVLSVLLSVTGDVLVSVYREVCSIRFLFTAASLLSVFLAALWWGLLYLVPPLENEPKEMLTLSQYHQRVHSQGQQLQQLQAELNKLHKEVSSVRAAHSERVAKLVFQRLNEDFVRKPDYALSSVGASIDLEKTSSDYEDTNTAYFWNRLSFWNYARPPSVILEPDVFPGNCWAFEGDKGQVVIRLPGHVQLSDITLQHPPPTVAHTGGASSAPRDFAVFGLQVDDETEVLLGKFIFDVQKSEIQTFHLQNDPPSAFPKVKIQILSNWGHPRFTCLYRVRAHGVRISEWAEDNATGVTGGPH is encoded by the exons ATGGGCAGGAAGCTCTTGGCCGAAGCCGGCGCCTCGGAGCCACAATGGGCAGACCGCCTGTGGCTCGGCAACC AACCGGCTGGATCTCCGGCAGGCTTGGAGGAGCAGCTCAGCTTTCTCCCCGCCCTGGATCTGAGGCAGGAGATGCCTACCCCGCGGGTGTCGAAGAGCTTCCTGA GTTTCCTCTTTCAGGTGCTGAGCGTGTTGTTATCAGTGACTGGAGACGTGCTGGTCAGTGTGTACAG GGAGGTCTGTTCCATCCGCTTCCTGTTCACTGCTGCGTCGCTTCTGAGTGTCTTTCTGGCAG cactCTGGTGGGGTCTCCTGTACCTGGTCCCCCCTTTGGAGAAT gaacCTAAGGAGATGCTGACTCTGAG CCAGTACCACCAGCGCGTGCACTCTCAGggccagcagctgcagcagctccaggcagAACTGAATAAACTCCACAAGGAGGTGTCCAGCGTTCGTGCAGCCCACAGTGAG AGAGTGGCCAAGCTCGTGTTCCAGAGGCTGAATGAGGACTTCGTTCGGAAACCTGACTATGCACTGAGCTCTGTGG GAGCCTCCATCGACCTGGAGAAGACGTCCAGTGACTATGAGGACACCAACACTGCCTACTTCTGGAATCGCTTGAGCTTCTGGAACTATGCACGGCCACCCTCGGTCATACTGGAG CCAGACGTGTTCCCTGGAAACTGCTGGGCTTTTGAAGGTGATAAAGGCCAGGTGGTGATCCGACTGCCAGGCCATGTGCAGTTAAGCGACATCACCCTGCAGCATCCTCCACCCACCGTGGCACACACAGGCGGAGCCAGCAGCGCACCCCGGGACTTTGCAGTCTTT GGGCTCCAAGTTGATGATGAGACTGAAGTGCTCTTGGGAAAATTCATCTTTGATGTGCAGAAATCTGAGATTCAGACTTTCCACCTACAG AATGACCCTCCGTCAGCCTTCCCCAAGGTGAAGATTCAGATTCTAAGCAACTGGGGCCATCCACGTTTCACATGCTTATATCGAGTCCGTGCCCATGGTGTGCGGATCTCAGAGTGGGCAGAGGACAATGCCACAGGGGTCACTGGGGGGCCCCATTAA
- the Cpne1 gene encoding copine-1 isoform X1 has protein sequence MAVVIRLQGLPIVAGTMDIRHFFSGLTIPDGGVHIVGGELGEAFIVFATDEDARLGMMRTGGTIKGSKVTLLLSSKTEMQNMIELSRRRFETANLDIPPANASRSGPPPSSGMSSRVNLPATVPNFNNPSPSVVTATTSVHESNKNIQTFSTASVGTAPPSMGTSFGSPTFSSTIPSTASPMNTVPPPPIPPIPAMPSLPPLPSIPPIPVPPPVPTLPPVPPVPPIPPVPSVPPMTPLPPMSGMPPLNPPPVAPLPAGMNGSGAPMSLNNNLNPVFLGPLNPVNPIQMNSQSSVKSLPINPDDLYVSVHGMPFSAMENDVREFFHGLRVDAVHLLKDHVGRNNGNGLVKFLSPQDTFEALKRNRMLMIQRYVEVSPATERQWVAAGGHITFKQSMGSSGQAHPPPQTLPRSKSPSGQKRSRSRSPHEAGFCVYLKGLPFEAENKHVIDFFKKLDIVEDSIYIAYGPNGKATGEGFVEFRNDADYKAALCRHKQYMGNRFIQVHPITKKGMLEKIDMIRKRLQNLSYDQREMVLNPEGDVSSAKVCAHITNIPFSITKMDVLQFLEGIPVDENAVHVLVDNNGQGLGQALVQFKTEDDARKSEHLHRKKLNGREAFVHIVTLEDMREIEKNPPAQGKKGLKIPVPGNPAVPVMPSAGMPAAGIPTAGIPGTGMPGAGMPGAGMHSAGMPAAGVPGAGVPSSGMPSAGMPGAGIPGAGMPGAGMPGAGIPGAGMPGPAMPGPAIPGPAMPGPAMPGPAMPGPTISGPAIPGPAIPGPAIPGAGIPTAGGEEHVFLTVGSKEANNGPPFNFPGNFGGPNAFGPPLPPPGLGGAFGDVRPVMPSVGNSGLPGLGLEVPGFGGAPNNLSGPSGFGGIPQNFGNGPGSLSAPPGFGSGPPGLGSVPGHLSGPPAFGPGPGPGPIHIGGPPGFGASSGKPGPTIIKVQNMPFTVSIDEILDFFYGYQVIPGSVCLKYNEKGMPTGEAMVAFESRDEATAAVIDLNDRPIGSRKVKLVLG, from the coding sequence ATGGCTGTGGTCATCCGTTTGCAAGGTCTCCCAATTGTGGCGGGGACCATGGACATTCGCCACTTCTTCTCTGGATTGACCATCCCTGATGGGGGCGTGCATATTGTAGGGGGTGAACTGGGTGAGGCTTTCATCGTTTTTGCCACTGATGAAGATGCAAGGCTTGGTATGATGCGCACAGGTGGTACAATTAAAGGGTCAAAAGTAACACTATTATTGAGTAGTAAAACAGAAATGCAGAATATGATTGAACTGAGTCGTAGGCGTTTTGAAACTGCCAATTTAGATATACCACCAGCAAATGCTAGTAGATCAGGACCACCACCTAGCTCAGGGATGAGCAGCAGGGTAAACTTGCCGGCAACAGTACCCAACTTTAATAATCCTTCGCCAAGTGTAGTTACTGCTACTACTTCTGTTCATGAGAGCAACAAAAACATACAGACATTTTCCACAGCCAGCGTAGGAACTGCTCCTCCAAGTATGGGGACTTCGTTTGGGAGTCCAACATTCAGCTCGACCATTCCGAGTACAGCTTCTCCAATGAACACAGTCCCACCACCACCAATTCCTCCAATCCCAGCGATGCCATCTTTGCCACCGCTGCCATCCATTCCCCCAATACCAGTTCCTCCTCCGGTACCAACATTGCCTCCTGTGCCTCCTGTTCCCCCCATTCCCCCAGTCCCTTCTGTGCCACCTATGACCCCATTGCCACCCATGTCAGGCATGCCACCCTTGAATCCACCACCTGTGGCACCTCTACCTGCTGGAATGAATGGCTCTGGAGCACCAATGAGTCTGAACAATAATCTGAACCCTGTGTTTCTGGGTCCATTAAATCCTGTTAACCCTATCCAGATGAACTCTCAAAGCAGCGTGAAGTCACTTCCCATCAACCCTGATGatctgtatgtgagtgtgcatggaATGCCCTTTTCTGCAATGGAAAATGATGTCAGAGAGTTTTTCCATGGGCTCCGAGTTGATGCAGTGCATTTGTTAAAAGATCATGTAGGTCGAAATAATGGGAATGGATTGGTTAAGTTTCTCTCCCCTCAAGATACATTTGAAGCTTTGAAACGGAATAGAATGCTGATGATTCAACGCTATGTGGAAGTCAGTCCTGCCACAGAGAGACAGTGGGTAGCTGCTGGAGGTCATATCACTTTTAAACAAAGTATGGGGTCTTCTGGACAAGCCCACCCCCCTCCTCAGACACTTCCAAGGTCAAAATCGCCCAGTGGGCAGAAAAGGTCACGGTCAAGATCACCACATGAGGCTggtttttgtgtttacttaaaaggGCTACCATTTgaagcagaaaacaaacatgtcattgatttttttaagaagttGGATATTGTGGAAGATAGTATTTATATAGCTTATGGACCCAATGGGAAAGCAACTGGTGAAGGCTTTGTAGAATTCAGGAATGATGCTGACTATAAGGCTGCTCTGTGCCGTCACAAACAGTACATGGGCAATCGCTTTATTCAAGTTCATCCAATTACTAAGAAAGGTATGCTAGAAAAGATAGATATGATTCGAAAACGACTTCAGAACTTGAGCTATGACCAGAGAGAAATGGTGTTAAATCCAGAGGGGGATGTCAGCTCTGCCAAAGTCTGTGCCCATATAACAAACATTCCATTCAGCATCACCAAGATGGACGTTCTTCAGTTCCTAGAAGGAATCCCAGTGGATGAGAATGCTGTACATGTGCTTGTTGATAACAATGGGCAAGGTCTAGGGCAGGCATTGGTTCAGTTTAAGACTGAAGATGATGCACGTAAATCTGAACACTTACACCGTAAAAAGCTGAATGGGAGAGAAGCTTTTGTTCATATAGTTACCCTAGAAGATATGCGCGAGATTGAGAAAAATCCCCCAGCCCAAGGAAAAAAGGGCTTAAAGATACCTGTTCCAGGTAATCCTGCAGTACCAGTGATGCCTAGTGCAGGGATGCCGGCTGCTGGAATTCCCACTGCTGGAATACCCGGTACTGGGATGCCTGGTGCCGGAATGCCAGGTGCTGGAATGCATAGTGCGGGTATGCCTGCTGCTGGAGTGCCTGGTGCTGGGGTGCCCAGCTCCGGAATGCCTAGTGCCGGAATGCCTGGTGCTGGAATACCCGGTGCCGGAATGCCCGGTGCTGGAATGCCCGGTGCCGGAATACCTGGTGCCGGAATGCCTGGTCCAGCAATGCCTGGTCCAGCAATACCTGGTCCTGCAATGCCTGGTCCTGCAATGCCTGGTCCTGCAATGCCTGGTCCTACAATATCCGGTCCCGCAATACCTGGTCCCGCAATACCCGGTCCCGCAATACCTGGTGCTGGCATCCCCACTGCAGGAGGAGAGGAGCATGTCTTCTTGACTGTAGGATCGAAGGAGGCCAATAATGGGCCGCCATTTAACTTCCCTGGTAATTTTGGTGGCCCGAATGCGTTTGGGCCACCACTTCCCCCTCCAGGATTAGGGGGTGCCTTTGGTGATGTTAGACCTGTTATGCCTTCAGTTGGAAACAGTGGTTTGCCTGGCCTAGGACTGGAAGTTCCAGGTTTTGGAGGTGCACCAAATAATTTAAGTGGGCCATCAGGATTTGGGGGAATCCCTCAGAATTTTGGGAATGGCCCTGGTAGTTTAAGTGCTCCTCCTGGTTTTGGAAGTGGACCCCCTGGTCTTGGAAGTGTTCCTGGGCATTTGAGCGGGCCTCCAGCCTTTGGGCCTGGGCCCGGGCCTGGCCCAATACATATTGGGGGTCCTCCTGGCTTTGGAGCTAGCTCTGGAAAACCAGGACCTACAATAATTAAGGTGCAGAACATGCCCTTTACTGTATCTATTGATgaaattttagatttcttttatggTTATCAGGTAATCCCAGGTTCAGTATgtttaaaatacaatgaaaaaggTATGCCTACAGGTGAAGCCATGGTGGCCTTTGAATCTCGGGATGAAGCCACCGCTGCTGTCATTGACTTAAATGATAGGCCTATAGGTTCAAGAAAGGTAAAGCTCGTTTTAGGGTAG
- the Spag4 gene encoding sperm-associated antigen 4 protein isoform X1, which produces MRRSPRPDSAASSHKQAPDFSSDNSSSSHSVTSGDSNGPRSAELEQPEGRRTRGSSCAEPSLSPEVSGGAPWAGSSWPKPAPRSHNGQTACGSATVRGGASEPAGSPAGLEEQLSFLPALDLRQEMPTPRVSKSFLSFLFQVLSVLLSVTGDVLVSVYREVCSIRFLFTAASLLSVFLAALWWGLLYLVPPLENEPKEMLTLSQYHQRVHSQGQQLQQLQAELNKLHKEVSSVRAAHSERVAKLVFQRLNEDFVRKPDYALSSVGASIDLEKTSSDYEDTNTAYFWNRLSFWNYARPPSVILEPDVFPGNCWAFEGDKGQVVIRLPGHVQLSDITLQHPPPTVAHTGGASSAPRDFAVFGLQVDDETEVLLGKFIFDVQKSEIQTFHLQNDPPSAFPKVKIQILSNWGHPRFTCLYRVRAHGVRISEWAEDNATGVTGGPH; this is translated from the exons ATGCGGCGGAGCCCCCGCCCAGACTCGGCCGCCTCCTCTCACAAGCAAGCGCCCGACTTCTCCAGCGACAACAGCAGTAGTTCCCACAGCGTGACTTCGGGGGACAGCAATGGGCCCCGGTCCGCGGAGCTCGAGCAGCCCGAGGGCAGAAGGACCCGGGGCTCGAGCTGTGCCGAGCCCTCCTTAAGCCCGGAAGTGTCCGGAGGAGCCCCATGGGCAGGAAGCTCTTGGCCGAAGCCGGCGCCTCGGAGCCACAATGGGCAGACCGCCTGTGGCTCGGCAACCgtgaggggcggggcctcgg AACCGGCTGGATCTCCGGCAGGCTTGGAGGAGCAGCTCAGCTTTCTCCCCGCCCTGGATCTGAGGCAGGAGATGCCTACCCCGCGGGTGTCGAAGAGCTTCCTGA GTTTCCTCTTTCAGGTGCTGAGCGTGTTGTTATCAGTGACTGGAGACGTGCTGGTCAGTGTGTACAG GGAGGTCTGTTCCATCCGCTTCCTGTTCACTGCTGCGTCGCTTCTGAGTGTCTTTCTGGCAG cactCTGGTGGGGTCTCCTGTACCTGGTCCCCCCTTTGGAGAAT gaacCTAAGGAGATGCTGACTCTGAG CCAGTACCACCAGCGCGTGCACTCTCAGggccagcagctgcagcagctccaggcagAACTGAATAAACTCCACAAGGAGGTGTCCAGCGTTCGTGCAGCCCACAGTGAG AGAGTGGCCAAGCTCGTGTTCCAGAGGCTGAATGAGGACTTCGTTCGGAAACCTGACTATGCACTGAGCTCTGTGG GAGCCTCCATCGACCTGGAGAAGACGTCCAGTGACTATGAGGACACCAACACTGCCTACTTCTGGAATCGCTTGAGCTTCTGGAACTATGCACGGCCACCCTCGGTCATACTGGAG CCAGACGTGTTCCCTGGAAACTGCTGGGCTTTTGAAGGTGATAAAGGCCAGGTGGTGATCCGACTGCCAGGCCATGTGCAGTTAAGCGACATCACCCTGCAGCATCCTCCACCCACCGTGGCACACACAGGCGGAGCCAGCAGCGCACCCCGGGACTTTGCAGTCTTT GGGCTCCAAGTTGATGATGAGACTGAAGTGCTCTTGGGAAAATTCATCTTTGATGTGCAGAAATCTGAGATTCAGACTTTCCACCTACAG AATGACCCTCCGTCAGCCTTCCCCAAGGTGAAGATTCAGATTCTAAGCAACTGGGGCCATCCACGTTTCACATGCTTATATCGAGTCCGTGCCCATGGTGTGCGGATCTCAGAGTGGGCAGAGGACAATGCCACAGGGGTCACTGGGGGGCCCCATTAA
- the Cpne1 gene encoding copine-1 isoform X2, translated as MAHCVTSVQLSVSCDHLIDKDIGSKSDPLCVLLQDVGGGTWAELCRTERVRNCSSPMFSKTLQIEYHFETVQKLRFGIYDIDNKTPDLGDDDFLGGAECSLGQIVSSQTLTLPLMLKPGKPAGRGTITVSAQELKDSRVVTMEVEARNLDKKDFLGKSDPFLEFFRQGDGKWHLTYRSEVVKNNLNPTWKRFSVPLQHFCGGDPGTPIQVRCSDYDSDGSHDLIGTFHTTLAQLQAVPAEFECIHPEKQKKKKSYKNSGTVCVKTCRVETEYSFLDYVMGGCQINFTVGVDFTGSNGDPSSPDSLHYLSPSGVNEYLTALWSVGSVVQDYDSDKLFPAFGFGAQVPPNWQVSHEFALNFNPSNPYCAGIQGIVDAYRQALPQVRLYGPTNFAPIINHVARFAAQAAQQRTASQYYVLLLLTDGAVTDVEATCEAVVQASKLPMSVIIVGVGGADFEIMEQLDADGGPLRTRRGEAATRDIVQFVPYRRFQNAPRETLAQTVLAEVPTQLVSYFKAQGWAPFKAPPAPAAGPAQPPEA; from the exons ATGGCCCACTGTGTGACCTCGGTTCAGCTGTCCGTTTCCTGTGACCATCTCATTGACAAGGATATCGGCTCCAAATCTGACCCACTCTGCGTCCTTTTACAAGATGTGGGAGGGGGCACCTGGGCTGAG CTTTGCCGGACTGAGCGAGTCCGGAACTGCTCAAGCCCCATGTTCTCCAAGACTCTGCAGATTGAGTACCACTTTGAGACTGTCCAGAAGCTACGCTTTGGAATCTATGACATAGACAACAAGACACCAGACCTGGGGGATGATGACTTCCTAGGGGGAGCTGAGTGTTCCCTAGGTCAG ATTGTGTCCAGCCAGACTCTGACTCTACCCTTGATGTTGAAGCCGGGGAAGCCTGCAGGCCGGGGAACCATCACC GTTTCAGCCCAGGAGTTAAAGGACAGTCGTGTAGTAACCATGGAGGTGGAAGCTAGAAACCTAGATAAGAAG GACTTCCTCGGAAAATCTGATCCATTCTTGGAGTTCTTCCGACAAGGTGATGGGAAGTGGCACCTGACATACAGATCTGAG GTAGTCAAGAACAACCTGAACCCTACGTGGAAGCGCTTCTCAGTTCCCCTTCAGCATTTCTGCGGTGGGGACCCTGGCACACCCATCCAG GTACGCTGCTCAGACTATGACAGTGATGGGTCACATGATCTCATTGGTACATTCCACACCACCCTGGCCCAGCTTCAAGCAGTCCCA GCTGAATTTGAATGCATCCACcctgagaagcagaaaaaaaagaaaagctacaaGAACTCTGGAACTGTCTGTGTCAAGACTTGCCGG GTTGAAACAGAGTATTCCTTCCTGGACTATGTCATGGGAGGCTGCCAGATCAACTTTACT GTGGGTGTGGACTTCACTGGTTCCAATGGGGACCCATCCTCACCTGACTCCCTGCACTATCTGAGCCCTTCGGGAGTCAACGAGTACCTGACAGCACTGTGGAGTGTGGGCAGCGTGGTTCAAGACTATGACTC AGACAAACTGTTTCCAGCATTTGGATTTGGGGCTCAGGTACCCCCTAATTGGCAG GTCTCACATGAATTTGCCTTGAACTTCAATCCCAGTAACCCCTATTGTGCAG GCATCCAGGGCATCGTAGACGCCTACCGTCAAGCGCTGCCCCAAGTCCGTCTTTATGGCCCTACCAACTTTGCACCCATCATCAACCACGTGGCTAggtttgcagcccaggctgcacAGCAGAGGACTGCCTCG CAATACTACGTACTGTTGCTTTTGACTGACGGCGCTGTGACAGACGTGGAGGCTACATGTGAGGCTGTGGTCCAAGCCTCAAAGCTGCCCATGTCCGTGATCATTGTGGGCGTGGGTGGTGCTGACTTTGAGATCATGGAGCAGCTGGATGCTGATGGTGGCCCTCTTCGTACACGCCGTGGAGAAGCAGCTACCCGGGACATAGTGCAGTTTGTGCCTTACCGACGGTTTCAGAAT GCTCCACGGGAGACACTGGCACAGACTGTACTTGCAGAAGTGCCCACTCAGCTGGTTTCCTACTTCAAAGCCCAAGGTTGGGCCCCATTCAAGGCACCTCCAGCTCCAGCCGCGGGCCCTGCACAGCCCCCAGAGGCATAG